In Deltaproteobacteria bacterium, the genomic window AGCAGCGGCTGGTGATTTGTTACGAACCCAACGCCGATCGCTCCCGCTTCGAGCCGCTCTTGCAGCGCTACGGCGAAGTGCTCAAGCCCTTTGAACTGCTCAACTCGGTGGAGATGGTCTGCTACGAGTGCGTGCAGGAACCAGCGCTGGCCGGCCGGTGAAACCTGTGCCCGCGCCGGCTTGAAGCTGCTGGGCGGCTTGCTTGACGCCGGGAGCGGCGCTACGCGGGCTGACGAAAGGACGACACCATGGCTATCGACTTCAGCTTTCCTCCCGAGATCGACGAGTTGCGCCTGAAAGTGCGGCGCTTCATCGCCGAGGTGGTGCGGCCGGCCGAGGCCAAGATCGCCGAGCGCGAGAACGACCGCCGCTTCCTTATCCAATCTATCATCGAAATGCGCGTCGCGGCCAAGGATTGGGGGTTGTGGCTGCCGCACATGCCGAAGGAGTTCGGCGGTATGGGGCTCGGCCACGTGGCGATGGCGGCGGTGTCGGCCGAGGCCGCCAAGTCGGGCTTCGGGCCGTATGCCTTGAACGCGCAGGCGCCCGACGAGGGCAACATGCACACCCTGCTGCACTGGGCCACCGAGGCACAGAAGGAGAAGTATCTCCGCCCGCTGTGCGAAGGTATGGTGCGCTCCTGCTTCGCGATGACCGAGCCCGAGGTCGCCGGCTCCGATCCGACGCTGATTCAAACGCGGGCTGTTCTCGATGGCGATTCCTGGGTCATCAACGGTCATAAGTGGTTCATCTCGGGTGCCAGCGGCGCCAAGTTCGCGATCCTGATCGCCCGCACCGAGGACAATCCGGAGATTCCGCAAGCGGCGAACTCGGCGTTCCTCGTCGATCTGCCGGCCCCGGGCTTCAACGTCGTCCGTGACGTGCTCACCATGGCCGGACACCACAACCACGCCGAGATCCGCATCGAGAACCTGCGCGTGCCGAAAGCGAACCTGCTCGGTGGCCGCGGCCAAGGGCACTTGCTCGGCCAGGCCCGCCTCGGGCCGGCGCGCTTGGCCCACTGCATGCGCTGGATCGGGCAGGCTGAGGTCGCGCTCGACCTGATGGTCGAACGTGCGCTCAACCGCTTTGCGCACGGCTCGTTGCTCGCCGACAAGCAAGGCATCCAGTGGATGATCGCCGATTCAG contains:
- a CDS encoding acyl-CoA dehydrogenase family protein; its protein translation is MAIDFSFPPEIDELRLKVRRFIAEVVRPAEAKIAERENDRRFLIQSIIEMRVAAKDWGLWLPHMPKEFGGMGLGHVAMAAVSAEAAKSGFGPYALNAQAPDEGNMHTLLHWATEAQKEKYLRPLCEGMVRSCFAMTEPEVAGSDPTLIQTRAVLDGDSWVINGHKWFISGASGAKFAILIARTEDNPEIPQAANSAFLVDLPAPGFNVVRDVLTMAGHHNHAEIRIENLRVPKANLLGGRGQGHLLGQARLGPARLAHCMRWIGQAEVALDLMVERALNRFAHGSLLADKQGIQWMIADSAMELYQGKLMVLHAAYKIDRKEDFRSEVSMAKHFVANMLNRVVDRAIQVHGALGYSLDTPLARMAQHARWARFADGADEVHQWRIAQRTIDAYKRDQSTRAATGNLPL